A single genomic interval of Alistipes provencensis harbors:
- a CDS encoding glycosyltransferase family 117 protein, producing the protein MHVFKRWNNITGWAVFAIAAIVYLMTMEPVSSLWDCSEFIATSYKLEVGHPPGAPLFMMLARLATLFSFGNPDYVGIAVNAMNSLASAFCILFLFWTITHLARRLVTRDGSELSVVNTVAVLGAGAVGALAYTFTDTFWFSAIEGEVYALSSMFTALVVWLMLKWEEQADEPHSSRWIVLIAYLMGLSIGVHILNLLCIPALVFIYYFRKTERVTWKGIAWSTVISGALIVFVNNFIIPYTVWFGAQIDTLFVNTFGLPVNSGITLFALALIVGMGWAAWVAHKRGRVVLNILLLSTTMILVGYSSYASVTIRAAANPPMNSNNPNNPHALLSLLNRDQYGDRPLLYGAQYSAPPEGVKEKKVWYLDEDGKYKTATVLTGYTHSPEFMTLFPRMWNYSKGEKEYKQWAAYRTTTETLRDENGEIRRDAQGRPVRGEVLDFGRKKVYTDSYGEPRTVTEPTFGENLNFFFNYQLSYMYWRYFLWNFVGRQSDIQPSRTTITDGNWLSGIKWIDEMYLGPQDNLPREIAENKGRNTYYFLPFLLGLIGLIYQLNRDQRNFSIVMWLFVMMGIALVFYFNTSPGEPRERDYVYAGSFYAFSIWIGFGVLAIRDLIAWITKRNNVTAAAAATVLSMGVPVILAAQNWDDHDRSHRTMARDIGWNYLMSTLPNSIILNYGDNDTFPLWNNQEVYGVRPDVRIMNTSYLGGEWYIDEMKTKANDAPGVPFSLPKHKYTYNNDMIYVTNSVDRTVDIREVMDFVRSDDPRSQLKLSDGSMTDYIPTKRIALPVNKENAIASGIVAEKDRDKMVDTVYINLKRNSLDKNQLMILDMLANFDWKRPIYLTQVYILQDFGLMDYLQFDGYAYRFVPILTPAQNPYEIGRIDPDYAAPLLKETFRYGNLADPRVYADYFIQYNLSASHARDAFARVAKEMLRQDRVAEAVELLDLGLERMPTWQVRFTDTNTYPFLEAYYAAAAMGDETAADKGDALLREYAQTLIEYIEHYLRFEGAQGDMVSGIIDEKLDQLGDVYYLASYAGRKEVIAELNTYYRSLGVSEENLIDVGDKTPQPDSAHLKGGI; encoded by the coding sequence ATGCACGTTTTTAAACGCTGGAACAACATCACGGGCTGGGCGGTGTTCGCCATTGCGGCAATCGTCTACCTGATGACCATGGAACCCGTGTCGAGCCTCTGGGACTGCTCGGAGTTCATCGCCACCTCCTACAAGCTCGAAGTGGGACACCCTCCCGGAGCCCCGCTGTTCATGATGCTGGCGCGTCTGGCGACGCTCTTCTCGTTCGGCAACCCCGACTATGTGGGCATCGCCGTCAACGCCATGAACTCGCTGGCCAGCGCCTTCTGCATCCTGTTCCTGTTCTGGACCATCACTCACTTGGCCCGCCGCCTCGTGACGCGTGACGGCAGCGAACTCTCCGTGGTCAACACCGTCGCCGTGCTGGGCGCCGGAGCCGTCGGGGCCTTGGCCTACACCTTCACCGACACCTTCTGGTTCTCGGCCATCGAGGGCGAGGTCTACGCCCTCTCGTCGATGTTCACGGCGCTGGTGGTGTGGCTGATGCTCAAATGGGAGGAGCAGGCCGACGAGCCCCACTCCTCGCGCTGGATCGTGCTGATCGCCTACCTGATGGGGCTGTCGATCGGCGTACACATCCTCAACCTGCTCTGCATTCCCGCGCTGGTCTTCATCTACTACTTCCGCAAGACCGAACGGGTGACATGGAAAGGCATCGCGTGGTCGACCGTGATTTCGGGCGCGCTGATCGTCTTCGTCAACAACTTCATCATCCCCTACACCGTCTGGTTCGGAGCCCAGATCGACACGCTGTTCGTCAACACGTTCGGCCTGCCCGTCAACTCGGGCATCACGCTCTTCGCACTGGCGCTGATCGTCGGCATGGGATGGGCCGCATGGGTCGCCCACAAGCGGGGCCGCGTCGTGCTGAACATCCTCCTGCTCTCGACGACGATGATCCTCGTGGGTTACTCGTCCTACGCCTCGGTGACCATCCGCGCCGCGGCCAACCCGCCGATGAACTCCAACAACCCCAACAACCCCCACGCCCTGCTGTCGCTGCTCAACCGCGACCAGTACGGCGACCGTCCGCTGCTCTACGGCGCCCAGTATTCGGCTCCCCCCGAGGGCGTGAAGGAGAAGAAGGTGTGGTATCTGGACGAGGACGGCAAGTACAAGACCGCCACGGTGCTGACGGGTTACACCCACTCACCGGAGTTCATGACGCTGTTCCCGCGCATGTGGAACTACTCGAAAGGCGAAAAGGAGTACAAGCAGTGGGCCGCCTACCGCACCACGACCGAGACGCTGCGCGACGAGAACGGCGAGATACGCCGCGACGCGCAGGGCCGCCCCGTACGCGGCGAGGTGCTCGATTTCGGCCGCAAGAAGGTCTACACCGACTCCTACGGCGAACCCCGCACGGTTACGGAGCCGACGTTCGGCGAAAACCTCAACTTCTTCTTCAACTACCAGCTTTCGTACATGTACTGGCGTTATTTCCTGTGGAACTTCGTGGGACGCCAGAGTGACATACAGCCTTCGCGCACGACGATCACCGACGGCAACTGGCTCTCGGGCATCAAGTGGATCGACGAGATGTACCTCGGACCGCAGGACAACCTCCCGCGCGAAATCGCCGAAAATAAAGGCCGTAACACCTATTATTTCCTGCCCTTCCTGCTGGGTCTGATCGGACTGATCTACCAGTTGAACCGCGACCAGCGGAACTTCTCGATCGTGATGTGGCTGTTCGTAATGATGGGCATCGCGCTGGTGTTCTACTTCAACACCTCGCCCGGCGAGCCGCGCGAACGCGACTACGTCTATGCGGGGTCGTTCTACGCCTTCTCGATCTGGATCGGATTCGGGGTGCTGGCCATCCGCGACCTCATCGCATGGATCACCAAGCGCAACAACGTCACCGCGGCGGCCGCCGCAACGGTCCTCTCGATGGGCGTGCCGGTGATCCTCGCAGCCCAGAACTGGGACGACCACGACCGTTCGCACCGCACCATGGCCCGCGACATCGGCTGGAACTACCTTATGTCGACGCTCCCCAACTCGATCATCCTCAACTACGGCGACAACGACACCTTCCCGCTGTGGAACAATCAGGAGGTCTACGGCGTGCGTCCCGACGTGCGGATCATGAACACCTCCTACCTCGGGGGCGAGTGGTACATCGACGAGATGAAGACCAAGGCCAACGACGCTCCGGGGGTTCCGTTCTCGCTGCCCAAGCACAAGTACACCTACAACAACGACATGATCTACGTCACCAACAGTGTGGACCGGACGGTGGACATCCGCGAGGTGATGGACTTCGTGCGCAGCGACGACCCGCGCAGCCAGCTCAAGCTCTCCGACGGTTCGATGACCGACTACATCCCCACCAAGCGCATCGCGCTGCCGGTGAACAAGGAGAATGCCATCGCCTCGGGCATAGTCGCCGAGAAGGACCGCGACAAGATGGTCGACACGGTGTATATCAACCTCAAGCGCAACTCGCTGGACAAGAACCAACTGATGATCCTCGACATGCTGGCCAACTTCGACTGGAAACGCCCCATCTACCTCACGCAGGTCTATATCCTGCAGGACTTCGGGCTGATGGACTACCTCCAGTTCGACGGCTACGCCTACCGTTTCGTACCGATCCTCACCCCGGCGCAGAACCCCTATGAGATCGGGCGCATCGACCCCGACTATGCGGCTCCGCTGCTCAAGGAGACGTTCCGCTACGGTAATCTGGCCGACCCGAGGGTCTACGCCGACTACTTCATCCAGTACAACCTCTCGGCCTCGCACGCCCGCGACGCCTTCGCCCGCGTGGCCAAGGAGATGCTGCGGCAGGACCGCGTCGCAGAGGCCGTCGAGCTGCTCGATCTGGGACTGGAGCGGATGCCGACATGGCAGGTGCGCTTCACCGACACCAACACCTATCCGTTCCTCGAAGCCTACTACGCCGCCGCCGCGATGGGCGACGAGACGGCCGCCGACAAGGGCGACGCGCTTTTGAGGGAGTATGCCCAGACGCTGATCGAGTACATCGAGCACTACCTCCGTTTCGAAGGTGCGCAGGGCGACATGGTTTCGGGCATCATCGACGAGAAGCTCGACCAGTTGGGCGACGTCTACTATCTGGCCAGCTATGCGGGCCGCAAGGAGGTCATCGCCGAACTGAATACCTACTACCGTTCGCTGGGGGTCTCGGAGGAGAACCTCATCGACGTGGGCGACAAGACCCCGCAGCCCGACTCCGCCCACCTGAAAGGTGGGATTTAG
- the asnA gene encoding aspartate--ammonia ligase, which produces MPLFIPEDYTAKLAPETMEQAIGYLKEIFPDMLSRTLHLRRVTAPLFVLSGTGINDDLNGVERAVSFPIRDLGDRRAEVVHSLAKWKRMKLGAYKIAPGYGLYTDMNAIRADEELDNIHSLYVDQWDWERTIRPEERNLGFLKATVETIYEAMKAVEEEVYELYPHITPILPERITFLQAEELLQEFPALTPKEREQAAARKYGALFLIGIGGELSNGERHDGRAPDYDDWSTPTEGGYKGLNGDIIVWNPVLESAFELSSMGIRVDKEALERQLALCGCPERREMEFHRMLLEGRLPLSIGGGIGQSRLCMFYLRCAHIGEVQVSIWPEKMIAECAAHGIYLK; this is translated from the coding sequence ATGCCGCTGTTCATTCCGGAAGACTATACCGCCAAGCTCGCTCCCGAGACCATGGAGCAGGCCATCGGCTACCTCAAGGAGATTTTCCCCGACATGCTCTCCCGCACGCTGCACCTGCGCCGCGTCACGGCCCCGTTGTTCGTGCTCTCGGGCACGGGCATCAACGACGACCTCAACGGCGTGGAACGCGCCGTGTCGTTCCCGATCCGCGATCTGGGCGACCGCCGGGCCGAGGTGGTGCACTCGCTGGCCAAGTGGAAACGCATGAAGCTCGGAGCCTACAAGATCGCCCCCGGATACGGTCTTTACACCGATATGAACGCCATCCGCGCCGACGAGGAGCTGGACAACATCCACTCGCTCTACGTCGACCAGTGGGACTGGGAGCGCACGATACGCCCCGAGGAGCGCAACCTCGGCTTTCTGAAAGCGACCGTCGAGACGATCTACGAGGCGATGAAGGCCGTCGAGGAGGAGGTTTACGAGCTCTACCCGCACATCACGCCCATCCTGCCCGAGCGGATCACGTTCCTGCAGGCCGAGGAGCTGTTGCAGGAGTTCCCCGCGCTCACGCCCAAGGAGCGCGAGCAGGCCGCCGCGCGCAAATACGGCGCGTTGTTCCTCATCGGCATCGGCGGCGAACTCTCGAACGGCGAGCGTCACGACGGCCGCGCCCCGGACTACGACGACTGGAGCACCCCGACCGAAGGGGGTTACAAGGGCCTCAACGGTGACATCATCGTCTGGAACCCGGTTCTGGAGAGTGCTTTCGAACTTTCGAGCATGGGTATCCGCGTCGATAAGGAGGCTCTCGAACGCCAGTTGGCGCTCTGCGGCTGTCCCGAACGGCGTGAAATGGAGTTCCACCGGATGCTGCTCGAAGGACGTCTGCCGCTCTCGATCGGCGGCGGCATCGGCCAGTCGCGGCTCTGCATGTTCTATCTGCGCTGCGCCCACATCGGCGAGGTGCAGGTCAGCATCTGGCCCGAGAAGATGATCGCCGAATGTGCCGCTCACGGTATTTATTTAAAGTGA
- a CDS encoding helix-turn-helix domain-containing protein has product MKPRSPKRVNNSLTSAVAWKLKQLRVAKGFSQEYVKENTGVNIQRSESSTTTVSLITLDILCKFYGTSLKEFFNELNQ; this is encoded by the coding sequence ATGAAGCCGAGAAGCCCAAAAAGAGTGAACAATTCATTGACCTCAGCCGTTGCGTGGAAATTGAAACAACTCCGCGTTGCCAAAGGGTTCTCGCAGGAATATGTAAAGGAAAACACCGGAGTAAACATACAACGCAGCGAATCCAGCACGACAACCGTATCCCTGATTACGTTGGATATTCTCTGCAAATTCTACGGCACCTCGCTGAAAGAATTTTTCAACGAACTCAACCAATAA
- a CDS encoding AMP-binding protein, translating to MTINTLYELARNSVEKFASKIAFSMFEGEDVTYAEAGRRIAKVQEILTDAGLRAGDKVALLSSNMPNWGVCYFAVTSAGMVAVPILPDFSGEELDMIIEHSEAKALLVSDKLFTKLSRETIGRLNVVVRTKNLGVIAQRVREEGSTGIPKPDDIAVIIYTSGTTSKPKGVMLTHAALCAQVTISSSIFPVDGDDTFLSVLPLSHTYECSIGMIYPFSMGARIVYLDRPPTASALMPALRAVRPTVMLIVPLVIEKIYRHQVLAKFNSTRFWRTLYRIGFMRRYLNRMAGKKLMKLFGGRLRFLGIGGAKLDGGAEKFLLESKVPYAIGYGLTETAPLLAGAAPSQVRLGSTGPQAPGVELRLENINPETRQGEIVARTPSAMVGYFKNPEATKEVFTTDGWFRTGDLGEFDKDGWLYIKGRLKNMIVGPGGENIYPEDIETVLNSHVCIADSIVTEQEGRLIALVHFNREEIESMIDGWREEWEGKKEAWEAKTEQLKKEIMDFVNAKVNRFSRISEVVEEKDDFVKTPTQKIKRFLYNKNKKDGKTPDQPAAGK from the coding sequence ATGACGATCAATACACTGTACGAACTGGCCCGCAACAGCGTGGAGAAGTTCGCGTCGAAGATCGCCTTCTCGATGTTCGAGGGTGAGGACGTGACTTACGCCGAGGCGGGTCGTCGTATTGCTAAGGTGCAGGAAATTCTGACCGACGCGGGGCTCCGTGCCGGGGACAAGGTGGCTCTGTTGAGCAGCAACATGCCCAACTGGGGCGTCTGCTACTTCGCCGTGACCTCGGCCGGCATGGTCGCCGTGCCCATCCTGCCCGACTTCTCGGGCGAGGAGCTCGACATGATTATCGAACACTCCGAGGCCAAGGCCCTGCTGGTTTCCGACAAACTCTTCACCAAACTCTCCCGCGAGACCATCGGGCGGCTCAACGTCGTGGTCCGCACCAAGAACCTCGGCGTCATCGCGCAGCGGGTCAGGGAGGAGGGTTCGACCGGCATCCCCAAGCCCGACGACATCGCCGTGATCATCTACACCTCGGGAACGACCTCGAAGCCCAAGGGCGTGATGCTGACCCATGCCGCGCTGTGTGCGCAGGTCACCATTTCGTCGTCGATCTTCCCGGTCGACGGCGACGACACGTTCCTCTCGGTGCTGCCCCTGTCGCACACCTATGAATGTTCGATCGGCATGATCTATCCCTTCTCGATGGGCGCCCGGATCGTCTACCTCGACCGTCCGCCCACGGCCTCGGCGCTGATGCCCGCACTGCGCGCGGTCCGTCCCACGGTGATGCTGATCGTGCCGCTGGTCATCGAGAAGATTTACCGCCATCAGGTGCTTGCCAAGTTCAATTCCACGCGTTTCTGGCGCACGCTCTACCGCATCGGGTTCATGCGCCGCTATCTCAACCGCATGGCCGGGAAGAAACTTATGAAGCTCTTCGGAGGCCGCCTGCGCTTTCTCGGCATCGGCGGGGCGAAGCTCGACGGCGGAGCCGAGAAGTTCCTGCTCGAATCGAAGGTTCCCTACGCCATCGGTTACGGACTGACCGAGACTGCGCCGCTGCTGGCCGGAGCCGCTCCCTCGCAGGTGCGCCTCGGCTCGACGGGGCCTCAGGCCCCGGGCGTCGAACTGCGGCTGGAGAACATCAACCCCGAGACGCGGCAGGGCGAAATCGTGGCCCGCACGCCGAGCGCCATGGTGGGGTATTTCAAGAATCCCGAGGCCACGAAGGAGGTTTTTACGACCGACGGCTGGTTCCGCACGGGCGACCTCGGGGAGTTCGACAAGGACGGATGGCTCTATATCAAGGGGCGTCTGAAAAATATGATCGTGGGCCCCGGGGGCGAGAACATCTATCCCGAGGACATCGAGACGGTACTGAACTCGCACGTCTGCATCGCCGATTCGATCGTCACGGAGCAGGAGGGCCGTCTGATCGCCCTCGTGCATTTCAACCGCGAGGAGATCGAGTCGATGATCGACGGCTGGCGCGAGGAGTGGGAAGGCAAGAAGGAGGCTTGGGAGGCCAAGACCGAGCAGTTGAAAAAGGAGATCATGGATTTCGTGAATGCCAAGGTTAACCGTTTCTCGCGCATCTCGGAGGTGGTCGAGGAGAAGGACGATTTCGTCAAGACCCCCACGCAGAAGATCAAGCGATTCCTCTACAACAAGAATAAAAAGGACGGTAAAACCCCCGATCAGCCCGCTGCTGGTAAGTAA
- the queG gene encoding tRNA epoxyqueuosine(34) reductase QueG, with amino-acid sequence MLDFLNIKKLAADAGFDLCGVAPCRHLADGEARFRAWLARGGQSSLGYMERNTEKRFDPRLLVEGARTAVVCAVSYKNAASEGYPASHRTKVASYACTADYHTTIRTMLMQLFDALRTTHPELRGRAFVDTAPLAEKQLAVEAGLGWIGRQSLLVTPRFGSYVLLGELILTEEADAYDTPFAENRCGTCRRCVDACPTGAVAPDRTIDTARCISCHTIEKEPPTGVDLDGWIFGCDCCQSSCPWNLRAPQHRNAAFDPVFDPLSMDAAAWLGMDEAAFDDLCGRTPLTRSGLARIRRNVKE; translated from the coding sequence ATGCTCGACTTTCTGAACATCAAAAAACTTGCCGCCGATGCGGGTTTCGACCTCTGCGGAGTCGCCCCGTGCCGCCATCTGGCCGACGGCGAGGCGCGGTTCCGGGCATGGCTGGCACGCGGCGGACAGTCGTCGCTGGGCTACATGGAGCGCAACACCGAGAAGCGTTTCGACCCCCGGCTGCTGGTCGAGGGGGCCCGCACGGCGGTGGTCTGCGCCGTTTCGTACAAGAACGCCGCCTCGGAAGGCTACCCCGCCTCGCACCGCACCAAAGTCGCCTCCTACGCCTGCACGGCAGACTACCATACGACCATCCGCACGATGCTCATGCAACTGTTCGACGCCCTGCGCACGACGCATCCGGAACTCCGGGGCCGGGCGTTCGTCGACACGGCGCCGCTGGCCGAGAAACAGTTGGCCGTGGAAGCCGGGCTGGGCTGGATCGGGCGCCAGTCGCTACTGGTGACGCCCCGTTTCGGGAGTTACGTCCTGCTGGGCGAGCTGATTCTCACCGAGGAGGCCGATGCCTACGACACGCCGTTCGCCGAAAACCGCTGCGGCACATGCCGCCGGTGCGTCGACGCCTGCCCCACGGGAGCCGTCGCCCCGGACCGGACCATCGACACCGCGCGCTGTATCTCGTGCCACACGATCGAAAAAGAACCCCCGACCGGCGTGGACCTCGACGGCTGGATCTTCGGCTGCGACTGCTGTCAGAGCAGTTGCCCTTGGAATCTCCGGGCCCCGCAGCACCGCAATGCGGCGTTCGACCCCGTGTTCGACCCGCTGTCGATGGATGCTGCGGCGTGGCTCGGGATGGACGAAGCGGCGTTCGACGACCTCTGCGGCCGCACGCCGCTGACCCGCAGCGGACTGGCCCGCATCCGACGCAACGTCAAGGAGTAG
- a CDS encoding fimbrillin family protein has translation MSRFLTAAAVVCGLCACTADRTGDPVPPQTLTRSIRIAAAAPATRTELAPDGYNILWTPGDRIGIYVKSGDTFTTVNAPLTFEGAQAASEGTFAGDITLAAGASGYTLYAYYPYSEQASDDASDIAFTLAPQQTQSAAGDSSHLGDTDFLVAGAVQSPTGDFGTLAFRHAFAVVEVDLTASGEMAGKRLSEVTLYCTDAATVDAAGNLGEMSNLTGAFTFDLTAASGNNTAAYAGGSAQVDYCSLGFTEPPVLGSDAVKVWLTVNPADYSRGGGKVYVAVRTDDGYTAAYTRPGLVIAPAQMKVITQDIAAGEAPQPAVDLSGGGPRANCYVASSAGQEYSFDATVAGNGYISQALAAAVERYEGRTLSASLSGTSARLLWQSNPRLIDPASLRVEGGHIYFTLTTRPTLLGGNAVIGLYADAASDEALWSWHIWITDADNAALTALAETYVLSADYEADYGSGSVQMMDRNLGAVYKEDGPYARSFRAPLYQWGRKDPFPWGKVAFDAQDAPQTYITYRRPVQTSGALGQYAGYTGNTHYATAHPDTFIVTMDGTSYDWYYGAGKGNGPSFRNDELWGNPMGYEAGQKTVKTLFDPCPPGWAVPHPYVFTAFTKTGASASVASGEVRMRGTFVQGWNFLYNGIDATYYPGVGYRYDELGLFVFTPSGYYWSSSPAPADTFGAWVFGLTAANVYQRIPDPRGFGLPVRCMRDLATP, from the coding sequence ATGAGTAGGTTTTTGACCGCGGCGGCGGTCGTGTGTGGACTATGCGCCTGCACAGCCGACCGGACCGGAGACCCGGTTCCGCCGCAGACCCTGACGCGCAGCATCCGAATCGCGGCCGCCGCTCCTGCGACCCGCACCGAACTGGCTCCGGACGGCTACAACATCCTGTGGACTCCCGGCGACCGCATCGGCATCTATGTCAAGAGCGGCGACACATTCACCACGGTCAACGCCCCGCTGACCTTCGAGGGGGCGCAGGCGGCCTCCGAGGGGACTTTTGCGGGCGACATTACCCTCGCCGCAGGGGCTTCGGGCTATACGCTCTATGCCTATTACCCTTATTCGGAACAGGCGTCGGACGACGCTTCGGACATTGCATTCACCCTTGCCCCGCAGCAGACACAGTCTGCGGCGGGAGACTCGTCGCATCTGGGCGACACGGACTTCCTTGTCGCCGGGGCGGTGCAGAGTCCGACGGGCGACTTCGGGACGTTGGCATTCCGCCACGCCTTTGCGGTCGTGGAGGTCGACCTGACGGCTTCGGGGGAGATGGCCGGGAAACGGCTCTCCGAGGTGACGCTCTACTGCACGGACGCCGCGACGGTCGATGCCGCGGGCAATCTCGGGGAGATGTCCAACCTGACCGGGGCGTTCACGTTCGACCTCACCGCGGCGTCGGGCAACAACACGGCGGCGTATGCGGGCGGCTCGGCGCAGGTCGATTACTGCTCGCTCGGGTTCACGGAGCCCCCGGTGCTGGGAAGCGATGCGGTGAAGGTGTGGCTGACGGTCAATCCGGCCGATTATTCGCGCGGCGGCGGGAAAGTCTATGTCGCGGTGCGGACCGACGACGGCTATACGGCGGCCTACACCCGTCCGGGGCTGGTAATCGCTCCGGCACAAATGAAAGTCATCACGCAGGACATTGCCGCAGGTGAGGCTCCGCAGCCGGCCGTCGACCTTTCGGGCGGCGGTCCCCGCGCCAACTGCTATGTGGCCTCGTCGGCCGGGCAGGAGTATTCGTTCGACGCCACCGTCGCCGGCAACGGATACATCTCGCAGGCGCTTGCCGCAGCCGTCGAGCGTTACGAAGGCCGCACGCTTTCGGCATCGCTGTCGGGCACATCGGCACGCCTGCTGTGGCAGAGCAATCCCCGTCTGATCGATCCCGCGAGCCTGCGCGTCGAGGGCGGACATATCTATTTCACGCTGACGACGCGCCCCACGCTGCTGGGCGGCAACGCCGTCATCGGGCTCTATGCCGACGCCGCGTCGGATGAGGCGCTGTGGAGCTGGCACATCTGGATCACCGATGCGGACAACGCCGCGCTGACGGCCCTTGCCGAGACCTATGTGCTTTCGGCCGACTACGAGGCCGACTACGGTTCGGGTTCGGTGCAGATGATGGACCGCAATCTGGGGGCCGTTTACAAGGAGGACGGGCCCTATGCCCGTTCGTTCCGCGCGCCGCTCTACCAGTGGGGCCGCAAGGACCCCTTCCCGTGGGGAAAGGTGGCATTCGACGCGCAGGATGCGCCGCAGACCTACATCACCTACCGCAGGCCGGTGCAGACTTCGGGAGCCTTGGGGCAGTACGCCGGTTACACGGGCAACACGCATTACGCCACGGCGCACCCCGACACCTTCATCGTCACGATGGACGGGACTTCCTACGACTGGTATTACGGGGCGGGCAAGGGCAACGGACCCTCGTTCCGCAACGACGAATTGTGGGGCAATCCTATGGGGTACGAGGCGGGGCAGAAGACCGTCAAGACCCTGTTCGACCCCTGTCCCCCGGGGTGGGCCGTGCCGCATCCCTACGTCTTTACGGCCTTTACCAAGACGGGCGCCTCGGCGTCAGTCGCCAGCGGCGAGGTGCGTATGCGGGGGACGTTCGTGCAGGGGTGGAATTTCCTCTACAACGGCATCGATGCGACCTATTATCCCGGTGTGGGGTATCGTTACGACGAATTAGGACTTTTCGTATTCACGCCTTCGGGCTACTACTGGTCGAGTTCCCCGGCGCCCGCCGACACGTTCGGGGCGTGGGTGTTCGGACTGACCGCGGCGAATGTTTACCAGCGTATTCCCGATCCCCGGGGCTTCGGACTTCCGGTGCGCTGCATGCGCGACCTCGCTACTCCTTGA
- a CDS encoding nucleoside deaminase has protein sequence MDQQQTDEKFMRLALNEAQKALKEQEVPIGAVVVAGGAVIGRGHNLVETLADPTAHAEMQALTAAASTLGGKYLQECTLYVTVEPCIMCAGAIGWAQVSRVVWGADDPKKGYRRYSEGVFHPKTTVARGVLREECEALMSDFFAGLRG, from the coding sequence ATGGATCAGCAGCAAACCGACGAAAAATTCATGCGTCTGGCACTAAACGAGGCGCAAAAAGCGTTAAAAGAACAGGAGGTGCCCATCGGGGCGGTCGTCGTGGCGGGAGGGGCCGTCATCGGGCGGGGCCACAACCTCGTCGAGACGCTCGCCGACCCCACGGCCCATGCCGAGATGCAGGCCCTGACGGCCGCGGCTTCGACGCTCGGGGGCAAATACCTGCAGGAGTGTACGTTGTATGTGACCGTCGAGCCGTGCATCATGTGCGCCGGGGCCATCGGATGGGCGCAGGTGAGCCGCGTGGTGTGGGGCGCCGACGACCCGAAGAAGGGGTACCGACGTTACTCCGAGGGGGTGTTCCATCCCAAAACCACCGTGGCACGGGGTGTGCTTCGGGAAGAGTGCGAAGCGCTGATGAGCGATTTTTTCGCGGGTTTGCGCGGATAG